One Micromonospora sp. WMMD812 genomic window carries:
- a CDS encoding TcmI family type II polyketide cyclase: MDRSLIVAKVVPTAEAQVAAIFAESDATELPHLAGVRHRSLYRLHDVYVHLLETELPGEGTVEAVRGHPEFARISARLRPYISPYSPDWRSPRDAMARCFYRFDAPAPVGRRP, translated from the coding sequence ATGGACCGATCGCTCATCGTCGCGAAGGTGGTCCCGACCGCCGAGGCGCAGGTCGCGGCGATCTTCGCCGAGTCCGACGCCACGGAACTGCCGCACCTGGCCGGGGTCCGGCACCGGTCGCTGTACCGGCTGCACGACGTCTACGTGCACCTGCTGGAGACCGAGCTGCCGGGAGAGGGGACGGTCGAGGCGGTACGGGGGCACCCGGAGTTCGCGCGGATCAGCGCGCGGCTGCGGCCGTACATCTCGCCGTACTCGCCGGACTGGCGCTCGCCGCGCGACGCGATGGCGCGCTGCTTCTACCGGTTCGACGCCCCGGCGCCGGTCGGGCGGCGGCCGTGA